Genomic DNA from Entelurus aequoreus isolate RoL-2023_Sb linkage group LG25, RoL_Eaeq_v1.1, whole genome shotgun sequence:
ctcgacattacatttcttgaaaccagcaaacttatactaaaaactaatttattgttcttaatggaaggcaaccgcttctcggggtctcctagccgctcaggcaaatcatatggtctaaaaatgcatttttccatcgacaacatgacatcatcgcgccaagtgcgtgctctttcagtcaattagtgtacaATTAGTGTaatacagcccggccccggccaaattttttttaattgtaattttgaagaatttacctgaatgtgcatgaactatttctgttcagaaTTGTTAgagatgtcacatgttaaatgtttaaatattaactgtcagtttactgtactgtgccaactgtactgcatgagtacgtattttctattgtttcattgaaaataataaatctgttttaattatgagacacaaatgtgtcaaagtcacaattttttttttcatgcttgaaataagaaattattactttaaaaaagtagttttatacttgtgagtgttgatgacacagctttgcaacagttgatattctagtttcaagcatgttttactcaatataggtcataaaatctcagcaacaagctgtaatatcttactgagatcatttaggtccaaaacatttaaaacaagtaaaaaaaactcttacataaaatctgcttagttagaagaatgatcttatcagacagaaaataagcaaatatcttccttatttgagatatctaatcttacttagatttcagtttttgcagtgtacttagtccgacttcaataattacctctcaaaataccatcatttatgtcgccacatgaccacggcttgaaaaatacaatacagaaacacacttgcacagtactgggcattgaatttgtacaaaaagggcaattttttggcgcatttaaaaatcaataaacctgtcaaaacaaaaataattgtaaaaaacttgaatgtgaaaaatatatttgaactcacaataccGCTCGTAGTTGGTGGATTACAGTGGAAGTGGCAGGCAAAAcattatatctgccacctaatcaacgttttgctctgctaCTTTGTTGGTTGAAAAAGTGAGTAcagctgatttctccgctggccgggtgtcgctccggtgccactttctgctttcgtaaatcacaacttgtgattggattcttGGGAGTGAcacgtgagtatccaatcacagtcacgttcaacgtaaggctacAGTCAACTGTCTGTCAACTGAATGTCCTCCGTTGGTTAAACTGCACAGCCGCCGCTAATGTTGGGtcagaaggcctccggcagaattcatacagtGCCGGCAAcaggctagctgaattctgattggataaaagctctaacataaaacactggagcctaatatgacatgaagagaatatgatgaatacttttatatatttatgggAAGTCAAttcaaaataaaattaacttATATTAAttaatgatcatgatttatgttaggccagcagagaaggcctcgctggccctgacggcacaccagtaTTAAACTACATCAATTATGTTTAAGTAGCACACTTATACTGCAAAGCTGTAGTAGTGGGATTTGCTTATCATACGGTATGGAAGTTATTTTTCTGTCAGCAACATGAAAGACATGAGTTTTATATTACAAATCATACAGAAAGAGTTATGGTGCACTCCGGTCGCATAATGGCAAATAATGACGCTCACCAAAATAGACcgatacaaaataaatagttgaatgAGCAGAAACAGGCAAAAATAATGTTATAGGAACTCACGTCAATGTTCTATAACACACTCTTCAGAGCAGACATTGAGGCAAATGTCCCCACAACTGTGAGACGTCTTTCATAACCTTCTCCgtagttcagaaaatgttgactttgacatttacactgcaggccaaagtggcccgaatctgattttttccagctgactgtttacactgcaagtaaaatgtgatttttacctgactccagtgtaaacgtgcACAGCCCTAATGTGGCCTCGATGTCACTTTACATGTGCACttcaataaagtgaaaacaaagttgACAGGGAGGAAgtagctactactacaaaataaaataagagcaGCAACaccttaaaatgttttgttttatgtgaaaataaattaaatataatgtatgaatggctgtatatacactgtaatatatttgggagggttgtaatctttttatggttGTTCGAGAGACAGAGTGGATCTATGTgaactttatttttcaactcacatgtaggCAAATGCGCCACAGTGTCatttccggtccttcaacaatctcTATTTCTTCGGAATTCAAATATTACTTATAgcctatttgcgcactattgacaagtgatggaTCGAAAACTTGGTCGTCTTATATATCGAAACCACATGTGATGAAATATCAATTTTCGCTGGCGACTGCTTCTTTCCAGCGCACGAATGACCTAGCTCGCCCTAAGCTGATGgaaaaaaagtcacattcaggtcacATTGCGTTTCgattgaagtcacatttgaaaatatcagataatcagattcaggactacctcctgatgtggcctgactggtgccaaaagatcagattttatCACTTTGAAGAGTTTagactagcaaaaaaaaaaaatatcacttgagggcaaaataaTCTGATTTGCAATGTAAACAAGGCCTTTGATTGCACAGAATCTTTGAAATAGCCACAAATGCACCAGTACTGAGACTAGAATTAAGCAGGTTTACttcagtaaacactgcaggatgtGTGACGTCATACCGCCATGTCTGTGTTCGGGTCAGTTTGCATTCACATTGGAGTCCGGacataattttttgaaaatgtggCCTATACAAAatcagatttgacaaaaaaaaaaaaaagctgaataGGATAACCTACCCAGCAGTGTTCAACGCACAGAACTAGCCTTAACGATATCCTGAACGACCTTGCTAAGGTAACCGTGAAAAAGTGGACTGGGTTTTCCATACAGTAATGCGGGTGTTACTGAGAACGGATAATAAGCACTAAATTCATATTCCTGCATTTAGTAAAACTGAAAAGTTTAGGAGGCTTAAGCCTCTGTAGAATAGACCTGACACCACCAATGGCTTAACCAATTGCCATTTTAAAAACCCTCAACAGTAAAATACACTTCATttctttaaattaatttttttgtatctGACATTTTCTGCTTGAGAGTTTAGGGTCTTTAATGGCCATTAGGTTCCTCCCCGTACCAGGAACAAGAACCATCACTTTTCTTGATGCAAGCAGATTGCTTGTTCTGCTCGTCAATTGTATTTATCCACAAGCACTCAGTTGGGCTGCCGATCCCGCACGGCACAGAGGAGCAGCGAGTGATCTGGATAATACAGCAAAGGTTAGGCTTTACATAACATTAACCATAAATTAGTTCTGCTTACCTTGCAATCACAGCCCATCATAAAGTGTTCTACCAGGATATCATGGCTGCTCTTCCAGGGTACAACGTAATTACAGGATGAAACACGCAGCGACCCGTCAGGCTTCAGTTGGCCTGCAATTGAGAAACTTGAGTCAAACAAGCTGAACTGATCATGTTATACTCCTGCAGGAAGAAATATTTCAAATCATAAAACCCAAGGATGTTTTGTTTTACCTGTGATGAAATATTCTACACCTTTGTTCAGAGTCACACCACATGCTGCAGAGGAGGATGCAGTGCAGATGGTATCATAGTGCCTGATAGGACCTTTCAGTATctgaaaaaatgtatacattagaATTAGCATGCAACCATTGACATAATTGACTATAATTAATAACCTTGGTCAGTTTGATGTCATACGTGATGTCGTACTTCAATTCACCGGCCGTCGCCTTTGAAACCACCTTTGCCTTGATGGCTAGAAAGAAAATGCCAGTCAATCTTTGACTACAATTTAAGCAAACACCAATAAAGTCATCTGCGAACTCAAATTGACTGGTATAGTTTAATTTCTCTAAAGAGATGGAGAAATAGAAAGCTATATTATAggtcagactggaagtctctgcagagagtggtgaggacgacgGAAAAGATCAGGACTctccttcctcctatccaggaaattgcaaaaagccgctgcctgaccagggctgagaagatctgtagagactcctcccacccccaccaaggactgttttcactgctggactctagaaagaggttccgcagcagaacctccaggttctgtaacagcttcttccctcaggccataagactcttgaacgcatcataatcaattcccccccccaaaaaacggattaactcgctggaatataaagacaatataacatacatccataaacctggatgcatatgcaaaagtgcaatatatttatctgtacagtaatttatatctgcaccttattgctcttttatcctgcactacaacgagctaatgcaacaacatttcgttcttatctgtactgtgaagttcaaatttgaatgacgataaaaaaggaagtctaagtctaaggtcaAAACAGTGCCGTTATTTTGGTTAAGTCTTATTGAAGAAATGTCCCCAGTTAGACAGGAAGTCAACCAGAAATGTCAAAATGTGGTCAGGCTACATTCCTCTACCAAACTTGATAAAAACATCTACAGAAATGTCAAAATGTAGTCAGGCTACATTCCTCTACCAAACTTGAAAAAAACACATACAGAAATGTCAAAATGTAGTCAGGCTACATTCCTCTACCAAACTTGATAAAAACACCTACAGAAATGTCAAAATGTAGTCAGGCTACATTCCTCTACCAAACTTGATAAAAACACCTACGGTAAAGCAGTCAAAAATATCTTGGCTGGTATGTAAAACTAAAATTTGAGTGTATGTATCACTTGTCGAACCCTTATCCATTTTCTCTCTAAAAACAAAAATCTTCAATATCGTCATTAAAAACACCAAGTTACTTAGCTAGCTGTgaaaatagacttagacttagacaaactttaatgatccacaagggaaattgttcaacacagtagctcagttacaatgatggaaaggacaatgcaggtataaatagactaatatagctataaaaaaaaatatctaacatatatacgaatatatacacaatatgtgtacagagtaatttatatacagatatattatgtctataacatatatacaatataaaccaatgaccatgtacaatattacagtatatacagtctatatgacagcagcagcataaaatagagagtaggtccagcaggaaatagaaaatagacattataaacaaagagaagtagctaacatgtcaggtgtcaggtaataggcagatgtcatctattgctgtatggcgagtgattatacagctggatggagtgtggaatgaaggagttcttgaatcgcacagtgcgggaagtaagttgaaggagcctgttggagtatgaactccgctgtcccttaattgtcaggtggagtggatgggcaagattgtccatgatggccagcagtttgtccagtgacctcctgtccctcactgacacaaacgcctccaattgcgtgccaatagtttggccggctttccagatcagattatcaatccggtttgagtcccttttgctggtgctgctcccccaaccaaccactgcaaagtacagtgcactggccacaacagactgataaaatatctccaacagcttgctgcacacattgaatgacctaagcttcctcaggaaaaagagtctgctcatacccttcttgtaaacagctttgcagttgtccttccagtccagtctgctgttcaagtggactcccaggtacttgtactgctccactactgccacctcccggccctggatcttgatgggctccaccggggtcactctcttcctgaagtcgatgaccagctccttggtcttgtccacattaaggaccagatggttcgccttagaccactccacaaagtcagcgatcagtgtccaattcccgtccctctccgatacacccgaccacagcagagtcgtcagagtatttctgcaggtggcaggacctggaactatactggaagtctgaggtgtacagggtgaacaggaaaggagacaggacggtcccctgtggagcacctacaccacagACCACAGTGTCCGACACGGAGCTCCCCAGTCcaacaaactggggcctgtcagacaagtaatcagtgatccaggagacaatggatgaactgacacccatcctgagcaacttgtccaGGTGAGAGTctgcatgatgcagcaggtagataacagcatcgtccactcctacatggggctgatatgcaaactgtagaggatccagggaaggagccaccagtggcctcagctgatccagcacaagtctctcgaggaccttcatgacctgggacgtcagggctacaggtctgaagtcatttgagctcgaTGGGAATATGGTTAGGAGCTGTaacttatgaaaaaaaaaaatctttaaaagaTGGTTTTGCCAGACTTTTTGGCACAAAGTAGATACAGTAtgaaattgttggaaaaatacATTTCATTGTTTAATGTATATAGTTACGgttggattaactcgctggactataacaacatacatccgtaaactgAATTTGAAT
This window encodes:
- the LOC133642988 gene encoding metalloproteinase inhibitor 2-like, with product MQTLTWTILSCSPCTPQTSSIVPGPATCRNTLTTLLWSGVSERDGNWTLIADFVEWSKANHLVLNVDKTKELVIDFRKRVTPVEPIKIQGREVAVVEQYKYLGVHLNSRLDWKDNCKAVYKKAIKAKVVSKATAGELKYDITYDIKLTKILKGPIRHYDTICTASSSAACGVTLNKGVEYFITGQLKPDGSLRVSSCNYVVPWKSSHDILVEHFMMGCDCKITRCSSVPCGIGSPTECLWINTIDEQNKQSACIKKSDGSCSWYGEEPNGH